In Saccharolobus solfataricus, a genomic segment contains:
- a CDS encoding phosphate-starvation-inducible PsiE family protein, which translates to MARISDKDLIKFVGYIIRIILFFGIGVQIIITVYDIVTSIFSLNLLDLVNATITGPLLILVLIELYIAVNSYLTGKERSIINVIDAGISFFVRELILELFSHNYTITNIFIIAGIVGILSFSRFIANR; encoded by the coding sequence ATGGCAAGAATCAGCGATAAAGACTTAATAAAATTTGTAGGATATATTATAAGGATCATTCTATTCTTTGGAATAGGAGTACAAATTATAATAACTGTGTATGATATAGTAACTAGCATATTTTCCCTAAATTTGTTGGATTTAGTAAACGCGACAATAACGGGTCCATTACTAATTTTGGTGTTAATAGAATTATACATAGCAGTAAACAGTTATTTAACTGGAAAAGAAAGAAGCATAATTAACGTAATTGATGCTGGCATATCGTTTTTCGTTAGGGAACTAATCCTTGAGCTGTTCTCCCACAATTACACTATAACTAATATATTTATAATAGCAGGCATAGTAGGAATATTATCGTTCTCTAGATTTATCGCAAACCGTTGA
- a CDS encoding GIY-YIG nuclease family protein has translation MKSYILLIKCKTDTTIRTKSKKFLIRKGVYAYVGSCGRSCGRRVSRHFNKEKSNYHWHIDYLTKACEPIGVFVMNHVGEKELALLFSKNNAFIEEFGSSDDKDAKSHLFIVNDLQELCSTVCDKSRER, from the coding sequence ATGAAAAGTTACATTCTGCTAATTAAATGCAAAACTGATACGACTATAAGGACCAAGAGCAAGAAGTTTTTAATAAGGAAAGGTGTTTATGCCTATGTTGGATCGTGTGGAAGATCTTGTGGTAGACGTGTGAGTAGACATTTTAATAAAGAAAAGAGCAACTATCACTGGCATATAGACTACTTAACAAAAGCTTGTGAACCAATAGGAGTATTTGTGATGAATCACGTTGGGGAGAAAGAATTAGCCTTGTTATTTAGTAAAAATAATGCATTTATAGAAGAATTTGGTTCTAGTGATGATAAAGACGCAAAATCTCATTTGTTTATTGTAAACGATTTACAAGAACTTTGTTCAACGGTTTGCGATAAATCTAGAGAACGATAA
- a CDS encoding sulfite oxidase-like oxidoreductase has product MQEVQRPPNQKYIKNFIVYAEFGIPEVNLETYRLKVSGEVENSLSFTYEELMKLPRKEIVEDFHCVTGWSIKSVKWEGIPFKLLIEMAKVKNKVNWVMFYSLDGYTSIIPFEDLLKDNVIVALFMNGEKLPLKHGFPARPIIPHLYAWKSAKWLTEIEFIKDYVDGYWEERGYHERGNVWEEERFKGQGGKHLRRRPVL; this is encoded by the coding sequence ATGCAAGAAGTTCAGAGACCACCAAATCAAAAATACATAAAGAACTTTATAGTGTACGCTGAGTTTGGTATACCAGAGGTTAACTTAGAAACATATAGGCTAAAAGTCAGTGGAGAAGTAGAAAATTCTCTGTCATTTACGTATGAAGAATTAATGAAACTACCAAGGAAAGAAATAGTCGAGGATTTCCATTGTGTAACGGGCTGGTCAATAAAGAGTGTTAAATGGGAGGGGATTCCCTTTAAGTTATTGATTGAAATGGCCAAGGTGAAAAATAAGGTGAACTGGGTGATGTTCTACAGTTTAGATGGTTATACATCAATAATACCGTTTGAAGATTTGCTAAAAGATAATGTAATTGTAGCGTTGTTTATGAATGGTGAAAAGTTACCTTTAAAGCATGGTTTTCCAGCTAGGCCAATAATTCCTCATTTATATGCGTGGAAAAGCGCAAAGTGGCTAACTGAAATAGAGTTCATAAAGGATTATGTTGATGGATACTGGGAGGAAAGGGGATATCATGAAAGAGGAAACGTATGGGAGGAAGAGCGGTTTAAAGGTCAAGGAGGTAAGCATTTGAGAAGGAGACCAGTTCTATGA
- a CDS encoding chloride channel protein: protein MNLSSLPYFEKWFILGIVLGVVAGLAATTFYLLLHVFEDIFLFHLIGMSYPRPLGEGGTLNFVFHPGNYLLIPISTAIGGLISGLIVYTFAPEAEGHGTDAAIKAYHYFQGKVKWVVIPVKIIASAITIGSGGSAGREGPTAQFSAGVGSVIADLLHLSPEDRRRAVAVGIGAGIGTIFKTPIGGAILAAEILYRRDLEPEVIYPALIASAIGYTIFGSIFGFTPVFGYYTGTFDPLRLPMYAVLGLVSGLVAILYPKTFYGINSLFKKLRITDHVKPAIGGLVTGVIALLAPEILGTGYGWINLVEYEKFFALYSPVLPAIILIVILPFLKIIATSFSVGSGGSGGVFAPGLFIGAYIGASIGLMFHYLFPSVVPDIAPFVIIGMMSFFAGAGKVPLSVLIMVTEMTSSLQLLPGAMVAVAISYLVSGNSTIYISQLPTRRDSPAHKAEYETPLMATIRVENCELKDIKVHADDKVDKAIRIMIENSFMSLPVVNYDNTFLGVVYLRDLEKVDPESQLGKYITRGSPSVSLTSTLEHALEVMATNKTRWVAVVDKGKFLGILTYDGIIEAYKRELSTVKNS from the coding sequence ATGAACTTATCCTCATTACCCTATTTCGAGAAGTGGTTTATCCTAGGAATAGTTTTAGGTGTAGTAGCAGGGCTAGCAGCAACTACATTCTACTTACTATTACATGTGTTTGAGGACATATTTTTATTTCATCTTATTGGGATGAGTTATCCTAGACCACTTGGTGAGGGAGGAACATTAAATTTTGTCTTTCATCCCGGGAACTACCTTCTTATACCCATTTCAACAGCGATTGGCGGTTTAATTTCTGGACTAATCGTTTATACTTTCGCCCCAGAGGCTGAGGGACATGGTACGGATGCAGCAATAAAGGCTTATCATTATTTTCAAGGCAAGGTAAAATGGGTAGTTATTCCAGTTAAAATAATAGCTTCCGCTATTACAATAGGTTCTGGAGGTAGTGCAGGTAGAGAAGGACCAACTGCGCAGTTTTCAGCTGGAGTAGGCTCTGTTATTGCTGACTTACTACATCTTAGTCCAGAGGATAGAAGAAGGGCAGTAGCTGTAGGCATTGGAGCTGGAATAGGTACAATCTTTAAAACACCAATTGGAGGGGCTATCTTAGCCGCTGAAATTCTATATAGGAGGGATTTAGAACCAGAAGTAATATATCCTGCATTAATAGCCTCAGCAATAGGTTATACCATTTTCGGAAGTATATTTGGTTTTACGCCAGTTTTCGGTTATTACACTGGAACTTTTGACCCACTAAGGTTGCCAATGTATGCAGTCTTAGGCCTAGTTTCTGGTTTAGTGGCAATATTATATCCTAAGACCTTCTATGGAATTAATTCGCTCTTTAAAAAATTACGAATAACCGATCACGTGAAACCAGCAATAGGTGGGCTTGTCACTGGAGTAATTGCATTATTAGCTCCAGAGATCCTTGGCACTGGGTACGGTTGGATTAACCTGGTGGAATATGAGAAGTTTTTCGCACTATATTCCCCAGTGCTCCCGGCGATTATATTAATAGTAATATTACCATTTTTAAAAATCATAGCGACTTCATTCTCTGTAGGTTCTGGTGGCAGTGGTGGAGTTTTCGCTCCGGGGTTATTTATAGGTGCATATATAGGCGCAAGTATTGGATTAATGTTCCACTATTTATTTCCAAGCGTTGTGCCCGACATAGCTCCATTCGTTATCATAGGTATGATGAGCTTCTTTGCTGGGGCGGGAAAGGTCCCCTTATCAGTTCTAATAATGGTAACAGAAATGACCTCAAGTCTTCAGTTACTGCCGGGTGCTATGGTTGCTGTCGCTATTTCCTATTTAGTTTCCGGAAATAGTACAATATATATTTCTCAACTGCCAACGAGAAGGGACTCCCCAGCTCATAAAGCTGAATATGAAACTCCATTAATGGCTACTATACGTGTGGAAAATTGTGAATTGAAAGATATAAAGGTTCACGCTGATGATAAGGTGGATAAAGCTATAAGAATAATGATTGAGAACAGTTTTATGAGTCTACCGGTGGTTAATTATGATAATACATTTCTAGGCGTAGTCTATTTAAGAGATTTAGAAAAGGTTGATCCAGAATCCCAACTGGGAAAATATATAACTAGGGGTTCTCCTTCCGTATCTTTAACATCCACATTGGAACACGCATTAGAGGTGATGGCTACTAACAAGACTAGGTGGGTTGCAGTTGTGGATAAGGGTAAGTTTCTAGGAATTTTAACATACGATGGAATTATAGAAGCGTATAAGAGGGAGTTAAGTACCGTTAAGAATTCATGA
- the acs gene encoding acetate--CoA ligase: MVQEITENIKEIEEKVDYNTRIYREIYRESIENPGKFWGKLGEDLIDWFEPWKEIYKQETLTKWFLGGKLNASYNAIDRHLNSSRKFKAAIIWESEKGERKILTYQDLFYEVNRWANALKQLGVKKGDRVTIYMPLTPEGVTAMLACARIGAIHSVVFAGFGSQALADRIADAQSKIVITADGYYRKGRLIELKKTVDDALSKLQDNSVKNIIIFRRIGIEIPFKEGRDVFFDEIGKYKYIEPEPVEATHPLFILYTSGTTGKPKGIVHSTGGYLVGTATMLLWSYGLSQENDVLFNTSDIGWIVGHSYITYSPLVMGRSVVIYESAPDYPTPDKWAELIEKYKATTFGTSATFLRYLMKYGEDYIKAHDLSSLRIIVTNGEPLNYAPWKYGLEIIGKGRVFMSHQWWQTETGAPNLGYMPGYPIFLTMKSGPASGFPLPGNKIKVVDENGNPTRPRERGYLIIEPPFPPMMMIGMWNDDGNERVIKTYFSKFPNLYYTGDFAMIDEDGYVWVSGRADETLKIAGHRIGAGEVESAITSHPAVAEAAVIGIPDPVKGEIAHAFVVLKQGYHQNNELSKEIQEHVRKIMGPIVLLEVHFVNALPKTRSGKVMRRVIKAVMTGSNIGDISTLEDEASMEEIKKAIEVLRRQLNP, from the coding sequence ATGGTACAAGAAATTACAGAAAATATTAAAGAAATAGAGGAAAAAGTTGATTATAATACAAGGATTTATAGAGAAATTTATAGGGAAAGCATAGAGAACCCAGGTAAATTCTGGGGTAAATTAGGTGAGGATTTAATTGACTGGTTTGAACCTTGGAAGGAGATCTATAAGCAAGAAACTCTTACAAAGTGGTTCTTAGGAGGAAAACTAAACGCAAGTTATAATGCAATTGATAGACATTTGAACAGTAGTAGAAAGTTTAAAGCCGCGATAATTTGGGAATCTGAAAAAGGGGAGAGAAAAATACTTACCTATCAAGACTTATTTTACGAAGTTAATAGATGGGCTAATGCGTTAAAGCAATTAGGTGTAAAAAAAGGTGACAGGGTTACAATTTACATGCCTTTAACCCCAGAAGGAGTTACAGCAATGTTAGCGTGTGCCAGAATAGGTGCAATTCACAGTGTGGTATTTGCTGGTTTTGGTTCCCAAGCGTTAGCCGATAGAATTGCCGATGCACAATCGAAGATTGTCATTACTGCAGACGGATATTATAGAAAGGGTAGACTCATAGAGCTTAAGAAGACCGTTGATGATGCTTTATCGAAATTACAAGATAATTCCGTAAAGAATATTATAATATTTAGGAGGATTGGGATAGAAATTCCATTTAAAGAAGGAAGAGATGTGTTTTTTGATGAAATAGGAAAGTATAAATATATCGAACCAGAACCAGTAGAGGCCACTCATCCGTTATTCATCCTTTATACTTCTGGGACTACCGGTAAACCTAAGGGTATAGTACACTCAACTGGTGGATATCTTGTAGGCACAGCTACAATGTTGTTATGGAGTTATGGATTAAGCCAAGAAAATGATGTATTATTCAATACTTCAGACATTGGCTGGATTGTAGGACACTCATACATAACATATTCACCGCTCGTGATGGGTAGAAGTGTAGTAATATATGAGAGTGCACCTGATTATCCAACTCCCGATAAATGGGCTGAACTAATTGAGAAGTATAAGGCTACGACTTTTGGAACTTCTGCAACATTCTTAAGGTATCTGATGAAATATGGTGAAGATTACATTAAAGCTCATGACTTATCCTCGCTTAGAATAATAGTAACAAATGGAGAACCGCTAAATTACGCTCCGTGGAAATATGGGTTAGAAATTATAGGTAAGGGTAGGGTGTTTATGTCACATCAGTGGTGGCAAACTGAGACTGGAGCTCCGAATTTAGGTTACATGCCGGGATATCCAATCTTCTTAACCATGAAATCTGGCCCAGCGTCCGGTTTCCCATTACCGGGTAATAAAATAAAAGTTGTCGACGAAAATGGAAATCCGACCAGGCCTAGAGAGAGAGGTTACCTAATAATTGAACCACCATTTCCACCAATGATGATGATAGGTATGTGGAACGACGATGGAAATGAGAGGGTTATTAAGACTTACTTTAGTAAATTCCCCAACTTATATTATACTGGAGACTTTGCCATGATAGATGAAGATGGATACGTGTGGGTATCTGGAAGAGCAGATGAGACATTGAAGATAGCTGGGCATAGAATAGGAGCAGGTGAAGTTGAGTCTGCAATAACCTCGCACCCTGCAGTAGCAGAGGCAGCTGTAATAGGCATTCCAGATCCAGTGAAAGGAGAGATCGCTCACGCATTCGTTGTGTTAAAACAAGGGTATCATCAAAACAATGAGTTATCTAAGGAAATACAAGAACATGTGAGGAAAATTATGGGGCCCATAGTATTATTAGAGGTACATTTCGTTAATGCGTTACCTAAAACTAGGTCTGGTAAAGTAATGAGAAGAGTAATAAAAGCTGTTATGACGGGATCTAATATAGGAGATATTTCGACGTTAGAAGATGAGGCATCAATGGAAGAAATTAAAAAAGCTATAGAGGTATTGAGAAGACAGTTAAACCCATGA
- a CDS encoding glucose 1-dehydrogenase, which yields MKAIVVNPPNKGVHVKEINDIHRSLTADEVLVKTIANGICGTDRGIVSGLLKFSRPPNGKNDLVLGHENLGQVIDKGPEVHGLGKGDYVVSIVRRGCGKCSNCLAGRQDFCETGEFVEAGIRGLDGFMREFYIDNASYLVKIPDEIVDIAVLLEPLSNVVKAYSELMLVQRRMTWWCKDGSYNCRNVAIVGSGPIGLMFSLMFSIQGFNAFVLNKRDPFPIEAEIVEKSNAKFINTNKDRLPNTIDLLIDTSGYPSAFIPLMSRLNKNSAIILFGTTGGEKFEVNADLITYLVENNILLFGSVNASKKDFENGVNYLTIWKYRYPSVLNRMITRVIKPEQAPEVLYTKPKGEIKTVISWV from the coding sequence ATGAAGGCAATAGTAGTTAATCCACCAAACAAAGGAGTGCATGTTAAAGAGATAAACGATATACATCGATCACTCACCGCAGATGAAGTTTTAGTTAAAACGATAGCAAATGGCATTTGTGGAACTGATCGTGGTATTGTTTCTGGCTTATTGAAATTCTCTCGACCACCAAATGGAAAAAATGATTTAGTGTTAGGACATGAAAATTTGGGTCAAGTGATTGATAAGGGACCAGAGGTACATGGCTTAGGTAAAGGCGACTACGTAGTCTCGATAGTTAGAAGGGGATGTGGAAAGTGTTCCAATTGTTTAGCTGGAAGGCAAGATTTTTGTGAAACTGGGGAATTTGTGGAAGCTGGAATTAGAGGTTTAGACGGTTTTATGAGGGAATTTTATATAGATAATGCAAGCTATTTAGTTAAAATACCAGATGAAATAGTTGATATCGCAGTTTTGCTTGAGCCACTTTCCAATGTGGTAAAGGCTTATAGTGAGCTAATGCTAGTGCAAAGAAGAATGACATGGTGGTGTAAGGACGGCAGTTATAATTGTAGAAATGTTGCAATAGTAGGATCTGGGCCAATAGGTCTCATGTTTTCCTTAATGTTCTCTATTCAAGGTTTTAATGCATTTGTTTTGAATAAGAGAGATCCTTTTCCAATTGAGGCTGAGATCGTAGAGAAGAGCAATGCTAAATTTATAAATACTAATAAAGATCGACTACCTAATACAATAGACTTACTTATAGACACTTCAGGGTATCCATCAGCGTTTATTCCCCTAATGAGTAGGTTAAACAAGAACTCAGCAATTATACTATTTGGCACTACCGGTGGAGAGAAATTTGAGGTTAATGCTGATTTAATAACATATCTTGTAGAAAATAACATTTTATTATTTGGGAGTGTTAATGCCAGTAAGAAGGACTTTGAAAACGGTGTGAATTATCTTACAATCTGGAAATATAGATATCCAAGTGTATTAAATAGAATGATAACTAGAGTTATTAAACCAGAGCAAGCTCCAGAAGTATTATATACAAAACCCAAGGGAGAAATAAAGACAGTAATTTCATGGGTTTAA
- a CDS encoding CBS domain-containing protein, translating to MNIETLMIKNPPILSKEDRLGSAFKKINEGGIGRIIVANEKIEGLLTTRDLLSTVESYCKDSCSQGDLYHISTTPIIDYMTPNPVTVYNTSDEFTAINIMVTRNFGSLPVVDINDKPVGIVTEREFLLLYKDLDEIFPVKVFMSTKVQTIYKEVRLDQAVKLMLRRGFRRLPVIDDDNKVVGIVTVVNAIKQLAKAVDKLDPDYFYGKVVKDVMVTNLVTIDELASVNRAAAEMIVKRIGSLLILNKDNTIRGIITERDLLIALHHILVMEKFKEKL from the coding sequence GTGAATATAGAGACTTTAATGATAAAAAATCCACCAATACTATCTAAAGAGGATAGATTAGGCTCAGCGTTTAAGAAAATAAATGAAGGAGGAATAGGTAGAATAATTGTAGCTAATGAAAAAATAGAAGGACTGTTGACAACTAGAGACCTTTTATCTACTGTAGAATCGTATTGCAAAGACAGTTGCAGCCAAGGCGACTTGTATCATATTTCTACTACGCCGATAATAGATTACATGACTCCTAACCCTGTTACAGTTTACAATACAAGTGATGAGTTCACTGCAATAAACATAATGGTTACGAGGAATTTCGGATCATTGCCGGTAGTTGATATAAATGATAAACCCGTGGGAATTGTGACGGAGAGAGAATTCTTACTGCTTTACAAGGATCTAGACGAGATATTCCCAGTAAAGGTTTTTATGTCAACTAAAGTTCAGACTATTTATAAGGAAGTTAGGTTAGACCAAGCGGTTAAGTTGATGTTGAGGAGGGGATTTAGAAGATTGCCCGTCATTGACGATGATAATAAGGTAGTAGGAATAGTAACTGTCGTAAATGCTATTAAGCAGTTAGCTAAGGCGGTAGATAAATTGGATCCGGATTACTTCTATGGCAAGGTAGTAAAAGACGTCATGGTCACAAACTTAGTGACTATTGATGAGCTAGCCTCGGTTAATAGAGCAGCAGCAGAAATGATTGTAAAGAGAATAGGTTCCCTATTAATATTGAACAAGGATAATACCATAAGAGGTATAATCACTGAAAGAGATTTGTTAATAGCTTTACATCATATTCTTGTTATGGAGAAATTTAAGGAAAAACTTTAA
- a CDS encoding RidA family protein: MKEIIFTEKAPKPIGPYSQGVKVGDILYVSGQIPVDPKTNEVVGKNIEEQTIRVIENIKAVLEAAGYMLDDVVMSFVYLKDIKDFQRFNEVYSKYFSNKPPARVTVEVSRLPRDVLIEITVIAQKS, encoded by the coding sequence ATGAAGGAAATAATTTTCACGGAGAAAGCTCCTAAGCCAATAGGTCCATACTCTCAAGGAGTGAAGGTTGGAGATATACTTTACGTATCAGGACAAATTCCAGTAGATCCTAAAACTAACGAAGTAGTAGGCAAAAACATAGAAGAACAGACAATTAGGGTTATTGAAAACATAAAAGCTGTTCTAGAAGCAGCAGGTTATATGTTAGATGACGTAGTAATGTCCTTTGTTTATCTAAAAGATATAAAGGACTTTCAAAGATTTAATGAAGTTTATTCGAAATATTTCAGTAATAAACCTCCCGCGAGAGTTACTGTAGAAGTTTCAAGATTACCAAGAGACGTATTAATAGAAATAACTGTTATAGCTCAGAAGAGTTAA
- a CDS encoding protein kinase domain-containing protein: MKLVLQLDDQKYLYVDGVIRPFDGKIKTKDDVIGYGVIYDAGKVKVLYDYKVVRVNDSNVITQAVLKEKVDKLNMYLFEYGNTIYVYFGNISNPKLNFPYMIIYGIPIALGSKVEIIEAINRDYKVALYALNSFRNDSSIVNHSILSLVKFEKCDDAVRYYKELRVSDPEVSLAVAQCMERIGDELEALKIYSFLSEEKYRELESKIRSKVNAIIEEYRKEGNVKLLIDSVKMLPTYDAPLIELGWHYVNKRKFEEAVKYFEEAVKRVPTFHNLLLYAWSLIGNERYREALEVIEKAEKIKRNAGSAYIKGLALEGLNAPSQAEREFLYACREGIIDACMKTRSYKLYIPEPFDATAWLSYVLYGYEVKQLLGNGGMGYVLLVERNGKKYAMKVMKKEYTFIEMLYEVAKMQEISKRSEYLVKIFASFLDENWTDYFSSPPAIIMEYMEGGDLRSILVDQEYSALRHSVKWPQVVALIFSKIAKAVIEVHKEGYTHCDIKPSNILFNKKLPRYGEDALNSLLNFEVVPKLSDLGSSVKIGTPVMHYTPYYAHPLQRFGNRAETMFDVYSFSVSLYVSLTNNFPFPEWLENEIEEAVKNPEKRKQALDDFHNATPRLDYVPAEFKDLITMGLKGEISMLEINKRLEEILVEDYNIDINNLNSEAEKLINY; the protein is encoded by the coding sequence GTGAAGTTAGTATTACAGTTAGATGATCAGAAATATTTATACGTTGATGGCGTAATTAGGCCTTTTGACGGTAAGATAAAGACTAAAGATGATGTGATAGGATATGGTGTTATTTATGACGCAGGTAAGGTTAAAGTTTTATATGATTATAAGGTAGTGAGAGTAAACGATAGCAATGTAATTACGCAAGCAGTATTGAAGGAGAAAGTAGATAAGTTGAATATGTATTTATTTGAATATGGTAATACAATATATGTATATTTTGGAAATATTTCTAATCCTAAATTAAACTTTCCATATATGATTATATATGGTATACCTATTGCTTTAGGTTCTAAAGTCGAGATAATCGAGGCTATAAATAGAGACTACAAGGTAGCGTTATACGCATTAAATAGTTTTAGGAATGATTCTAGTATAGTTAATCATTCCATTTTATCTTTAGTTAAATTTGAGAAATGTGATGATGCAGTAAGATATTATAAAGAACTGAGAGTTTCCGACCCAGAGGTTTCCTTAGCAGTAGCTCAATGCATGGAGAGAATAGGAGACGAGTTGGAAGCCTTAAAGATTTACTCATTTTTATCTGAGGAGAAGTATAGGGAATTGGAAAGTAAGATAAGAAGCAAGGTAAACGCAATTATTGAGGAGTATAGGAAAGAGGGGAATGTGAAACTCTTAATAGACTCAGTTAAGATGCTACCAACGTATGATGCACCGCTTATTGAATTAGGGTGGCATTATGTTAACAAAAGAAAATTTGAGGAAGCGGTAAAATACTTTGAAGAAGCTGTTAAAAGAGTACCAACATTCCATAACCTCTTGTTATATGCGTGGTCTTTGATAGGTAATGAGAGATATAGGGAAGCGTTAGAGGTTATTGAGAAGGCAGAGAAAATTAAGCGTAACGCTGGTTCTGCATACATAAAAGGTTTAGCTTTAGAAGGTTTGAATGCTCCATCTCAAGCTGAAAGGGAGTTTCTTTACGCGTGTAGGGAAGGTATAATTGACGCGTGCATGAAGACTAGATCATACAAACTATACATACCAGAACCATTTGATGCAACTGCTTGGTTAAGTTATGTACTCTATGGATATGAGGTAAAGCAATTGTTGGGAAATGGCGGTATGGGTTATGTACTATTAGTTGAGAGGAATGGTAAGAAATACGCTATGAAAGTGATGAAGAAGGAGTATACTTTTATAGAGATGCTTTATGAAGTTGCAAAAATGCAAGAAATCTCTAAGAGGTCTGAATACTTAGTTAAAATATTCGCTAGTTTTCTAGATGAGAACTGGACAGATTACTTCAGTTCTCCACCCGCAATAATAATGGAATATATGGAAGGAGGTGACTTAAGGTCAATCCTAGTGGATCAAGAGTATTCTGCTTTGCGTCATTCCGTTAAATGGCCTCAAGTGGTAGCTTTAATATTTTCTAAAATTGCCAAGGCCGTTATAGAAGTTCATAAAGAGGGATATACACATTGTGACATAAAACCATCTAATATTTTGTTCAATAAGAAACTGCCAAGATACGGTGAAGATGCTCTAAATTCTTTGCTCAATTTTGAAGTTGTACCTAAATTATCTGATTTGGGTTCTTCGGTAAAAATAGGTACTCCGGTAATGCACTATACTCCCTACTATGCTCATCCCTTACAAAGATTTGGTAATAGAGCCGAAACCATGTTTGACGTTTACTCTTTTTCAGTATCCCTTTACGTATCTCTTACTAATAATTTTCCATTTCCCGAATGGCTAGAAAACGAAATCGAAGAAGCGGTAAAGAATCCAGAAAAGAGAAAACAAGCCTTGGATGATTTTCACAACGCAACGCCTAGACTTGATTATGTACCTGCGGAATTCAAAGATCTTATAACGATGGGGTTGAAGGGTGAAATTAGCATGTTAGAAATAAATAAGAGATTGGAAGAAATTTTGGTCGAAGATTATAATATAGACATTAATAATCTGAACAGTGAAGCAGAAAAGCTTATAAACTATTGA
- a CDS encoding aldo/keto reductase: MRLCNKDVSQIGFGTWKIGGGYWNPDYSKDSHYIEILKYVISKGINVIDTAEMYGGGHSEELVGKAIENFDRDKIFIITKVWSNHLKYDDLIRSAKNSLKRLNAKYIDLYLIHWPNSSVPLEESLRAMEELVDQGIVNCIGVSNFDIKLLEETMSITKKYEITANEIEYNVENKSAEKDVIPFCERNNIKVIAYSPLARGNAKNNKILEEIGRKYNKTSVQVALNYLLRRSIPIPKASSKDHIDEILGALGWNLSDEDYERISKI, from the coding sequence ATGAGGTTATGTAATAAGGACGTCTCACAAATTGGTTTTGGGACTTGGAAAATTGGAGGAGGGTATTGGAATCCAGATTATTCTAAGGATTCCCATTATATAGAAATATTAAAGTATGTGATAAGTAAGGGAATAAACGTTATCGATACTGCGGAAATGTATGGTGGAGGACATTCTGAAGAACTTGTTGGAAAAGCTATAGAGAATTTTGATAGGGATAAAATTTTCATTATAACTAAGGTATGGTCTAATCATCTGAAGTACGATGATTTAATTAGGTCTGCTAAAAATAGTCTAAAAAGGCTTAACGCGAAGTATATTGACCTATACTTAATCCATTGGCCGAATTCCTCTGTACCACTAGAGGAAAGTTTAAGAGCAATGGAGGAGTTGGTAGATCAAGGCATTGTAAATTGTATTGGAGTAAGCAATTTTGATATTAAACTTTTAGAAGAAACAATGTCGATAACTAAGAAATATGAAATAACTGCAAATGAAATAGAGTATAATGTTGAAAATAAAAGTGCGGAAAAGGATGTTATACCGTTCTGCGAAAGGAATAATATAAAAGTCATAGCGTATTCTCCTCTCGCTAGGGGAAATGCTAAAAACAATAAAATACTAGAGGAGATTGGACGAAAATACAATAAGACCTCTGTTCAAGTAGCCTTAAATTACCTTTTGAGAAGATCAATCCCAATACCTAAGGCTTCTAGTAAAGATCATATTGATGAGATACTTGGAGCTTTAGGATGGAATCTAAGTGATGAGGATTATGAGAGGATTTCGAAAATTTAA